A stretch of DNA from Candidatus Bathyarchaeota archaeon:
TGCATCATAACTGGAACCACATACTTCGTGATCTCGCCAGAGGTGTAATCATAGGTGAAACAGAAGGAGCCAACATGAAAGTTGTTCTAGCAAGCGTGTTACTACATGACATCGGTAGACTCTATTCTGCGAAGGGAAAAGATCACCATGCCTCGGGTGTAGAAGTTGCGACAAAATATCTCAAAAACTCTGGTTTCACGAAAAGAGGAACTGAAGAGATAATACATTGCATACGTTCTCATGGACAAAGAGGATTAGAGGAACCAAAAACTCTTGAAGCCAACGTAGTTTATGATGTGAATGTACTCTCTTGTGCGTGTAGAAACGTTGGAGTTGCTCGGGTGTTCCATTACTTCATAGCCGAAGAGAAATTTACAATAAAAAAGATGATGAAAATAGGCAGCGGGAGAAAAGGTCCACGAAAGAATTTCTACACAGAGACTGGGCGAAAACTCGGTGAAGAAGGCTTTGCAAAGGCAGCTAAGTTCTGGAGAGAACTGGATGAAGAATTGAAGGAAGAGGAACAGAGCATTAAAGAGATTATTCCGGAATACAAAGGAGATTAACGAACAAAGTCATTCATTAGGTAAGCTAAGATGTTTGTCTGAGTTTTTATATAGTGGTTTTAACTATTAATTTTGCGTCGTCCTGTTGGGGGCGATTTGAATGAAATCCTTACAGTCAATGTAATGAAGTTTGCTTGGGCTTTTTAGGCTCACTGCATAGAGCATTTCCTTGAGAGAGATTTTTAAATAGTTTCTTTAGGGGGTGATATTGAACGATGAGAATTCGTAATATGCAAGTAAAAGACGTAGATGAGGTTGCGGAGATGGTGGCTCTAGACCATGTTACTGACCAAGAGAAAGGTTACATAGAAGCCAGACAACACACGTTAGATCATCTAGAAATCGTGCCTCAACATTGCTACGTAGTTGAACCCGACAACAAACAAATCATCGCAGCTATGATACTGCACCCACAGGACAAAATCTTCGAAATCGAAGATTTCCATGTAAAACAAATACAACAAAACAAACAAGCTCTAGAACTACTGAAATCTAAGCTGTTGGAATACTTGGAAACAGTTGAAACCGAGGTTCTGTGCTGTCCTTATGCCCTAAGAAGGCTCATAGCAACAGACTAGTATACATGAATTCTCGTGAAAGAGCTTTGACGATTAACCTTCAACCTTTTCTTTACCTAAGACGTGAGAGTTAACTGATTCTAGGAGTCAACTGGCACATGTAAAGGAACGGAATTAAAAGCAACGGATTAAGTATGTTGATGAGTCTAATGTTTTGACAAAGTTTTTAGTTAAGTATTACAGAATCTAAATCTCTATTCGGAGAACGAAGAGAACATTGAAAGCTTTAATCTTGGCAGGGGGCTTCGGAACAAGACTACGTCCCCTAAGCTGCACAAGACCAAAACTCCTCTTTCCAATAGCCAACAAACCACTCCTCGACATAACGCTTGAAAGACTAGCAGAAAACGGCGTAAATGAAGCAGTACTAGCTGTCAACTTTATGGCAGATGCCCTTGAACGGGCCTGCGGAAAGTCAAAACATGGAATAAAGCTCCACTACTCCAGAGACGCCCCAACAAAACCTAAAACCGCCCACCTGTCTCAAGGGGCATTAGGAACCGGAGGACCCATAAAACAGGCTGAAAAGCTACTGGGAAGAAAAGCGCCTTTCTTCGTGTTGAACGGCGACATCCTAACTGATTCTAATTACTCAGAAATCATGAAAGAACACAAAAAAAACAACGGTATAGCAACCATAGCACTCCGCAGAGTTGAAGACCCAAGCCATTACGGAGTAGTAAAACTAACAAAGAAGAATCGAATTACAAGATTTGTAGAAAAACCGTCCAAGAAAGCGCCAAGCAACCTAGCAAACGCGGGCATCTATGTCCTAGAGCCAAGCATCTTAAATTATATTCCCGTAGGTAAACGATGCTCCATAGAGCGGGAAATATTTCCAAAGCTTGCGAAGGAGGGAGAGCTTTTCGGTCACGAGATTAAAGGCTTGTGGGTTGACGTCGGAAAGCCAGCAGACTACATTAAAGCCAACAGGCTTTGGCTTGAAGCAGGAATGGAAACGAGCAGCAATTCTGCGAAAGCGAAAAAGGGAAAGAAAACAGAAATCAAGGAAGCAGTGGCAATTGGAGAAGGCGTTTCTATTGGTGAAAAATCAATTATAGGCCCAAACGTCTCTCTTGGAAAAAAGGTTTCTGTAGGAAAAGAAGTTCACATAAAAGATTCGATAATTTTCCCTCACACTATAATCTCAGACCTTACAACTATCGAGGGAGTAATAATAGGTGAATCTGTCATTGTTGGAAGAAAGGTGAAAATTGGAAAAGGATGCTTAATAGGGGACAACACCGTAATTCGAGACAATATAACCCTCACTCACGACGTCAAGATCTGCCCCTCGAAAGAAATCTCCGAAAACATACTTACACCTAGATGCGTAATGTAAAAGAGAAGAATAGAAATGGAAAAGCCAAGACGACTGTTCGGAACAAACGGCATCCGCGGAGTAGTTAACAAAGAGTTAACGCCCGAGTTTGCAATAAAAATTGCGGAAGCCATAGGCACCTTCTTCAAACAAGGCA
This window harbors:
- a CDS encoding HD domain-containing protein, coding for MRLNDYLSKFAELKALYEIVRNDFSNRGLVHHNWNHILRDLARGVIIGETEGANMKVVLASVLLHDIGRLYSAKGKDHHASGVEVATKYLKNSGFTKRGTEEIIHCIRSHGQRGLEEPKTLEANVVYDVNVLSCACRNVGVARVFHYFIAEEKFTIKKMMKIGSGRKGPRKNFYTETGRKLGEEGFAKAAKFWRELDEELKEEEQSIKEIIPEYKGD
- a CDS encoding NDP-sugar synthase, which codes for MKALILAGGFGTRLRPLSCTRPKLLFPIANKPLLDITLERLAENGVNEAVLAVNFMADALERACGKSKHGIKLHYSRDAPTKPKTAHLSQGALGTGGPIKQAEKLLGRKAPFFVLNGDILTDSNYSEIMKEHKKNNGIATIALRRVEDPSHYGVVKLTKKNRITRFVEKPSKKAPSNLANAGIYVLEPSILNYIPVGKRCSIEREIFPKLAKEGELFGHEIKGLWVDVGKPADYIKANRLWLEAGMETSSNSAKAKKGKKTEIKEAVAIGEGVSIGEKSIIGPNVSLGKKVSVGKEVHIKDSIIFPHTIISDLTTIEGVIIGESVIVGRKVKIGKGCLIGDNTVIRDNITLTHDVKICPSKEISENILTPRCVM